A portion of the Paucilactobacillus hokkaidonensis JCM 18461 genome contains these proteins:
- the yidC gene encoding membrane protein insertase YidC: MKNKKLSLIVVMTTLMLFLSGCVRTKNGKPYGMIYDYLAKPTQHIMEWLANFFNGSYGWAIIIIVFIVRIILLPIMISQMRKSTVQQEKMGMVGPQMRDIQKRQKEAKTPEERAAISQEMMALYRENGISMTGGIGCLPLIIQLPVFAALYAAIRYSPDLSSATFMGIKLGAPSILLAILSFLAYLAQGWLSLIGMPESQKKQMRVAMFMSPVMILFVSMSSSAGLGLYFFIGGLFAIVQTLIINLYRPKIRKNIEAEMKKNPPKIVTPVEPVKPAEITKPTAPQTTSKPHDRNRNAGKQQHRK; encoded by the coding sequence ATGAAGAATAAAAAATTATCTCTTATCGTGGTAATGACCACCCTGATGTTATTTTTAAGTGGTTGTGTCCGCACCAAAAATGGAAAACCTTACGGCATGATCTATGATTACTTGGCCAAACCTACCCAACACATTATGGAATGGTTAGCTAACTTCTTTAATGGCAGTTACGGCTGGGCAATTATCATTATTGTCTTTATTGTGCGCATAATTCTTTTACCAATCATGATTAGTCAGATGCGTAAATCAACTGTTCAACAAGAAAAGATGGGAATGGTTGGTCCTCAGATGCGTGATATCCAAAAGCGCCAAAAAGAGGCCAAAACACCAGAAGAACGAGCAGCCATTAGTCAAGAAATGATGGCACTCTATCGTGAAAATGGAATTAGTATGACTGGTGGTATTGGTTGTTTACCATTAATAATTCAACTGCCAGTTTTTGCAGCTTTGTATGCCGCTATTCGCTACTCACCAGATTTATCCAGTGCTACTTTTATGGGGATTAAATTAGGTGCCCCAAGTATTTTACTGGCAATTTTATCGTTTCTAGCATACCTAGCGCAAGGATGGTTGTCTTTGATTGGAATGCCAGAGAGTCAGAAAAAGCAAATGCGAGTTGCCATGTTTATGAGTCCAGTAATGATTTTGTTTGTTTCAATGTCATCTTCAGCCGGACTTGGTTTGTACTTCTTTATTGGCGGATTATTCGCCATTGTTCAAACACTGATTATTAATTTATACCGTCCAAAAATCCGGAAAAACATTGAAGCAGAAATGAAAAAAAATCCGCCTAAAATTGTTACTCCAGTTGAACCAGTGAAGCCGGCAGAAATTACTAAGCCAACCGCACCGCAGACAACTAGTAAGCCACATGATCGCAACAGAAATGCTGGAAAACAGCAACATCGAAAGTAA
- a CDS encoding acylphosphatase, which produces MQSINLKVTGTVQGVGFRFSTLQLARKFNLTGFVANESDGSVYIEAQGAEADLEQFATAIKHSPSPFARINQVTINQQPNQPFTNFDIR; this is translated from the coding sequence ATGCAATCAATCAATCTTAAGGTTACTGGAACAGTTCAAGGTGTTGGCTTTCGTTTTTCAACCTTGCAATTAGCCCGTAAATTTAATTTAACCGGGTTCGTTGCTAACGAATCAGATGGCAGTGTTTATATTGAAGCTCAAGGTGCTGAGGCCGATTTAGAACAGTTTGCGACTGCTATTAAACACAGCCCTTCTCCATTCGCCAGGATTAACCAGGTTACAATTAACCAACAACCCAATCAACCTTTTACAAACTTTGACATTCGTTAG